In Haematobia irritans isolate KBUSLIRL chromosome 1, ASM5000362v1, whole genome shotgun sequence, a genomic segment contains:
- the LOC142222726 gene encoding uncharacterized protein LOC142222726, protein MESMREIVKTLPDYEDDVPMSDEEREIIESDVAPVLREPLPAIEQVPDVGMTPVVASSQEVVPTQKVVPPSGADTAPAEVSATKAAESSSSPTGTAQRNSDSSPKLHLNNCVLCRRKHNLRSCRRFLKMRLEQRLRTVVLHRVCSNCLGRSHMRSTCNSRERCRECGESHHTLLHPFDQQQRPSAPSSDLSKRKSNSSPSVNSSAYCITNATPIFSPLLVLQPAVTLGPTIVLILVLSGRRIPVRAVLDPCAGYSMICSSLAQSLRLTSAMTAQNAFCPLIVVSRHNAENKLIFSARVTDLSRVVTPSASAPDSIREHFECLQLADPVFYRPSGVGLVLGPDVYARVIKPQMFSSPGFPLAQLTIFGWVISGQCQP, encoded by the coding sequence ATGGAAAGTATGAGGGAAATTGTTAAGACTCTCCCTGACTACGAAGATGACGTCCCGATGTCCGATGAGGAAAGAGAGATTATAGAAAGTGATGTTGCACCGGTTCTTCGCGAGCCGTTACCAGCCATCGAGCAGGTCCCTGACGTCGGGATGACCCCAGTCGTCGCCTCTTCACAAGAGGTAGTACCGACACAAAAAGTTGTCCCTCCGTCGGGGGCTGATACGGCTCCAGCTGAAGTATCTGCAACTAAGGCAGCAGAATCTTCGTCTTCCCCTACGGGGACTGCCCAAAGAAATTCGGACTCGAGCCCAAAGCTTCATTTAAACAATTGTGTGTTATGCAGGCGGAAGCATAATCTACGGTCGTGCCGCAGGTTCTTGAAAATGCGGTTGGAGCAAAGGCTGCGCACCGTAGTTCTTCATCGGGTGTGCTCCAACTGTCTGGGCAGGTCACACATGCGATCGACCTGCAATAGTCGCGAAAGGTGTCGCGAATGCGGAGAGAGCCACCATACGCTTCTGCACCCCTTCGACCAGCAACAACGTCCTTCCGCTCCATCGTCCGATTTGTCTAAGAGAAAGTCAAATTCAAGTCCGTCCGTTAATTCGTCCGCGTACTGCATTACAAATGCTACCCCCATATTTAGTCCGTTGTTAGTTTTGCAACCAGCTGTTACGCTTGGTCCCACTATTGTGTTGATACTCGTCTTGTCCGGTCGTCGAATTCCCGTCCGAGCTGTCCTCGACCCATGTGCGGGGTACAGTATGATATGCAGTAGTCTTGCCCAAAGCTTACGGCTTACTTCGGCAATGACAGCGCAGAACGCCTTTTGTCCGCTGATCGTCGTATCCCGGCACAACGcggaaaataaattgattttttccgcCCGGGTGACAGATTTATCCCGTGTGGTCACCCCATCGGCGTCGGCTCCAGACTCCATACGAGAGCATTTTGAATGTCTCCAGCTGGCCGATCCAGTGTTTTATCGCCCTTCCGGGGTGGGGTTGGTCCTGGGGCCCGACGTATACGCAAGGGTTATTAAGCCTCAAATGTTTTCGAGTCCGGGATTCCCCTTGGCGCAGCTGACGATATTCGGCTGGGTGATTTCAGGGCAATGTCAACCATGA